A section of the Arcobacter roscoffensis genome encodes:
- a CDS encoding radical SAM/SPASM domain-containing protein, with the protein MIKKFKKVHIEITNICNLKCTFCPPKIKPNETMSLEHFEEINSQLKDYTKQLAYHVVGDPLVLSSLAKYLDVSLKNELEVNITTTANNLNEKHFDTLMHKAIRQINFSINSYNANSHKKSLDEYLDPIISFIKHAQDKKHEYFINLRIWNLDEEQSAKEFNQKVFEKINKSFETNILLDEVYKNKPKNIRIDRKLFFNFDEYFNWPSLGNKFVSDKGFCYGLDSHFGILSSGDVIPCCLDQNACVNLGNTNDTQIKDILNSKRVIDIQKGFKEGKVVEELCQKCEYRLRFDK; encoded by the coding sequence ACAAATATTTGTAATCTAAAGTGTACATTTTGCCCTCCAAAAATAAAGCCAAATGAGACTATGAGTTTAGAACATTTTGAAGAGATAAACTCCCAATTAAAAGATTATACAAAACAGTTAGCCTATCATGTAGTAGGAGATCCTTTAGTATTATCAAGTTTGGCTAAGTATTTAGATGTAAGTTTAAAAAATGAATTAGAAGTGAATATTACTACAACTGCAAATAATTTAAATGAAAAACATTTTGATACTTTAATGCATAAGGCAATAAGACAGATTAATTTCTCTATTAATTCATATAATGCAAATTCACATAAGAAAAGTTTAGATGAGTATTTAGATCCAATTATTAGTTTTATAAAACATGCACAAGATAAAAAACATGAATATTTTATAAATCTTAGAATTTGGAATTTAGATGAAGAGCAAAGTGCAAAAGAGTTTAATCAAAAAGTATTTGAAAAAATAAATAAAAGTTTTGAAACAAATATCTTACTTGATGAGGTATATAAAAATAAACCTAAAAATATAAGAATAGACAGAAAGCTATTTTTTAATTTTGATGAGTACTTTAACTGGCCTAGCTTAGGTAATAAGTTTGTATCAGATAAAGGTTTTTGTTATGGCTTAGATTCTCACTTTGGAATTCTTTCATCAGGAGATGTAATACCTTGCTGTTTAGATCAAAATGCTTGTGTAAATCTTGGAAATACAAATGATACACAAATAAAAGATATATTAAACTCAAAAAGAGTAATAGATATTCAAAAAGGTTTTAAAGAAGGTAAAGTAGTAGAAGAACTTTGCCAAAAGTGTGAGTATAGACTTAGATTTGATAAGTAA